One part of the bacterium genome encodes these proteins:
- a CDS encoding ATP synthase F0 subunit B: protein MTRRRIVVIAVVVGLLAFPLAAAAAEGGLSIFPDWKELLILLAVFAVLIFPSNKLVFEPLIEVLDERGRRIQGAQARAQEVDTEADRVFGEYQAAVTVARKRAEEDRRGRMEEARREQSRVTSEARGDAEAEMQRARAGVADALGQAREELRSQAEGLANDAASQVLGRSVS from the coding sequence ATGACCCGAAGACGCATCGTGGTAATTGCCGTCGTGGTGGGCCTGCTCGCGTTTCCGCTGGCCGCGGCCGCAGCCGAAGGAGGCCTCTCGATCTTTCCGGATTGGAAAGAGCTGCTGATCTTGCTTGCGGTTTTCGCGGTGCTGATCTTCCCCTCCAACAAACTCGTCTTCGAGCCCCTGATCGAGGTTCTCGACGAACGGGGCCGGCGCATCCAGGGCGCCCAGGCCCGCGCCCAGGAAGTCGACACCGAAGCCGATCGGGTGTTCGGTGAGTACCAGGCGGCCGTCACGGTGGCGCGCAAACGGGCCGAGGAGGATCGTCGCGGCCGGATGGAGGAGGCGCGCCGGGAGCAATCCCGCGTCACCTCCGAAGCTCGCGGAGATGCCGAAGCCGAGATGCAGCGCGCTCGCGCCGGAGTTGCCGACGCTCTCGGCCAGGCACGCGAGGAGCTGCGCAGCCAGGCCGAAGGCCTGGCCAACGACGCCGCCAGCCAGGTGCTCGGAAGGAGCGTTTCGTGA
- the atpD gene encoding F0F1 ATP synthase subunit beta: MAQQGRVTQVTGPVVDVEFPPGELPEVLTALRATNPGIDDRDDNLVLEVAQHLGENTVRTIAMDTTEGLVRNQEVTNTGESIKMPVGPQVLGRILNVIGDPVDERGPVEAENHWSIHREAPPFVDQATSVENLETGIKVIDLVCPYQKGGKVGLFGGAGVGKTVIIQELINNIAHEHAGYSVFGGVGERTREGNDLWHEMEDAKLSDGTTVLDKCALIFGQMNEPPGARARVGLSALTCAEYFRDEEGKDVLLFIDNIFRFTQAGSEVSALLGRIPSAVGYQPTLSTDMGELQERITSTNKGSITSVQAIYVPADDLTDPAPATAFTHLDATTVLDRAISELGIYPAVSPLDSTSRILDPLVVGEEHYEVARACQQMLQKYKDLQDIIAILGMDELSEEDRVTVARARKVERFFSQPFHVAEQFTGRPGVYVRLEDTIRSFKEILEGGCDDLPEQAFFMAGAIEDVRENAKQLG, from the coding sequence ATGGCGCAGCAAGGTAGGGTCACACAGGTCACAGGTCCGGTCGTCGACGTCGAGTTCCCGCCCGGCGAGCTGCCGGAAGTGCTCACTGCACTCCGCGCGACGAACCCCGGCATCGACGATCGAGATGACAACCTCGTGCTCGAGGTGGCTCAGCACCTCGGCGAGAACACCGTCCGCACGATCGCGATGGACACCACCGAAGGTCTGGTTCGAAACCAGGAAGTGACCAACACCGGTGAGTCGATCAAGATGCCGGTGGGTCCGCAGGTCCTCGGTCGCATCCTGAACGTGATTGGCGATCCGGTCGATGAACGCGGCCCGGTCGAAGCCGAGAACCATTGGTCGATCCACCGGGAGGCCCCGCCCTTCGTCGACCAGGCGACTTCGGTCGAGAACCTGGAGACGGGCATCAAGGTGATCGATCTGGTCTGCCCCTACCAGAAGGGTGGCAAGGTCGGCCTGTTCGGCGGCGCTGGTGTTGGCAAGACGGTCATCATCCAGGAGCTGATCAACAACATCGCCCACGAGCACGCGGGCTACTCGGTGTTTGGCGGCGTCGGCGAGCGCACCCGTGAGGGCAACGACCTCTGGCACGAGATGGAGGACGCAAAGCTTTCCGATGGCACGACCGTGCTCGACAAATGCGCGCTGATCTTCGGCCAGATGAACGAGCCGCCGGGAGCACGCGCCCGGGTCGGGCTTTCTGCGCTCACCTGCGCTGAGTACTTCCGCGACGAAGAGGGCAAGGACGTCTTGCTCTTCATCGACAACATCTTCCGTTTCACCCAGGCAGGCTCCGAGGTTTCCGCACTTCTCGGCCGCATTCCGTCCGCGGTGGGCTATCAGCCGACCCTGTCGACGGATATGGGCGAGCTGCAGGAGCGGATCACCTCGACGAACAAGGGCTCGATCACCTCGGTGCAGGCAATCTACGTTCCTGCAGACGACTTGACCGACCCGGCGCCGGCGACCGCCTTCACGCACCTGGATGCGACGACCGTGCTCGACCGCGCGATCTCGGAGCTGGGCATCTATCCGGCAGTGTCGCCTCTTGATTCCACCAGCCGGATCCTGGATCCATTGGTCGTCGGTGAGGAGCACTACGAAGTTGCCCGGGCCTGCCAGCAGATGCTCCAGAAGTACAAGGATCTTCAGGACATCATCGCGATTCTCGGCATGGACGAGCTCAGCGAAGAGGATCGGGTGACCGTGGCACGGGCTCGTAAGGTGGAGCGCTTCTTCTCTCAGCCCTTCCATGTGGCCGAGCAGTTCACGGGTCGGCCCGGTGTCTACGTCCGGCTCGAGGACACGATCCGCTCGTTCAAGGAGATTCTCGAGGGCGGCTGCGACGATCTTCCGGAGCAGGCCTTCTTCATGGCCGGCGCGATCGAGGACGTTCGCGAGAACGCCAAGCAGCTGGGCTAG
- the atpG gene encoding ATP synthase F1 subunit gamma, translating to MASLKDIKRRIGSVENTQKITSAMRMVAAAKLRRAQDAIMAARPYAQKMYATLGEIGKRQKDAEHPLLQAHETETVMEVVIITSDRGLCGAFNGNAIKAADRAISEKGSAFDKVVVSTIGRKATEYYTKRQGVVRSWTGMTSVGFADAVAIAQHLAERYNAGEIDHALIIYNEFVSAMTQRPNADQLLPLSPAQEIADAGATTPMPFEIEPDAAGLLNVLVPQALEFSIYRALLESQAGEHAARMTAMESATRNTEDLIKSLTLKYNRARQAAITRELVEIVSGAEAL from the coding sequence GTGGCGAGCCTCAAGGACATCAAGCGACGGATCGGCTCCGTGGAGAACACGCAGAAGATCACCTCGGCCATGCGCATGGTCGCGGCGGCCAAGCTGCGTCGTGCACAGGACGCGATCATGGCGGCGCGGCCCTACGCCCAGAAGATGTACGCAACGCTTGGCGAGATCGGAAAACGCCAGAAAGACGCCGAGCATCCTCTTCTTCAGGCCCATGAGACCGAGACCGTGATGGAGGTGGTCATCATCACCTCCGACCGTGGGCTATGCGGCGCCTTCAACGGCAATGCGATCAAAGCCGCGGATCGCGCGATCAGCGAGAAGGGTTCGGCCTTCGACAAGGTCGTCGTCTCCACGATCGGTCGCAAGGCGACCGAGTACTACACCAAGCGTCAGGGTGTCGTTCGCAGCTGGACGGGAATGACCAGCGTTGGCTTCGCCGACGCAGTGGCAATCGCGCAGCACCTAGCGGAGCGGTACAACGCGGGCGAGATCGACCACGCACTGATCATCTACAACGAGTTCGTTTCTGCGATGACGCAGAGGCCGAATGCGGATCAGCTGCTTCCGCTCTCGCCGGCCCAGGAAATCGCAGATGCAGGGGCAACGACCCCGATGCCCTTCGAGATCGAGCCGGACGCCGCAGGCCTGCTCAACGTGCTCGTGCCTCAGGCTCTGGAGTTCTCGATCTACCGGGCGCTCCTCGAGAGCCAGGCGGGCGAGCATGCCGCACGCATGACCGCGATGGAGAGCGCAACGCGCAACACCGAGGATCTCATCAAGAGCCTCACCCTCAAATACAACCGCGCACGACAGGCGGCGATCACCAGGGAACTGGTGGAGATCGTCTCCGGTGCGGAAGCCCTCTGA
- the bioD gene encoding dethiobiotin synthase: MSRGWFVTGTDTGVGKTVVSCAIVRGLRARGLDVGVMKPAETGVGEAGPLDAIALREAAATSDMLEQICPQTFSLPAAPTVAAQAEEREVDAETIRAAWRELSRRHELMVVEGAGGLLVPLWKGATMADLARELKLPLVIVARAALGTINHTLLSLEAAERRGLTIAGVVISHSTGPLVDADALNLVVLRDALGERLIGEIPPLAEHALPADGAIDLDRLGL; encoded by the coding sequence TTGAGCCGAGGTTGGTTCGTCACGGGTACCGATACCGGAGTGGGCAAGACGGTGGTCTCGTGCGCAATCGTGCGAGGCTTGCGAGCGCGAGGCCTCGATGTGGGGGTCATGAAACCCGCGGAAACCGGCGTGGGGGAGGCGGGCCCCCTCGATGCGATCGCGTTGCGAGAGGCTGCCGCCACATCGGACATGCTCGAGCAGATCTGCCCCCAGACATTCAGCCTGCCGGCCGCCCCGACCGTGGCCGCCCAGGCTGAAGAACGCGAGGTGGATGCCGAGACCATTCGCGCCGCCTGGCGTGAGCTCTCCAGGCGACATGAGCTCATGGTGGTGGAAGGTGCCGGCGGCCTGCTCGTTCCGCTCTGGAAAGGCGCGACGATGGCCGACCTGGCCAGAGAGTTGAAACTGCCCCTGGTCATCGTGGCCCGCGCCGCACTCGGCACGATCAACCACACATTGCTGAGTCTCGAAGCCGCCGAAAGGCGCGGGCTGACGATTGCGGGCGTCGTGATCTCTCATTCCACGGGGCCACTCGTCGACGCAGACGCCCTGAATCTGGTGGTTTTGCGGGACGCCCTCGGTGAACGGTTGATTGGCGAAATTCCGCCGCTCGCCGAACACGCCCTGCCAGCCGACGGAGCCATCGACCTGGATCGTCTGGGGCTCTAG
- the atpF gene encoding F0F1 ATP synthase subunit B, translated as MSRRAQRFSLIAGLCLAPTAAFAASEGGMGMVWEVVNLALLLGVLVYFARKPVLAYLSERRGGIQENLEGAEKLLQQAESKLQEWSERAGQLDTEVESIRAAAKKAAEQERDAIIADAEATAGRIRSSAGSVVDRELRAARESLREEVADLATDLARTILTEKVNDEDRLRLVDEFINKVEHGEAN; from the coding sequence GTGAGCCGCCGCGCCCAACGCTTCAGTCTCATCGCCGGGTTGTGTCTGGCCCCGACGGCCGCGTTCGCCGCCAGCGAAGGTGGCATGGGCATGGTCTGGGAGGTCGTGAACCTCGCACTATTGCTTGGCGTGCTCGTCTACTTCGCGCGAAAGCCCGTGCTCGCCTATCTGAGTGAACGACGGGGCGGGATCCAGGAAAATCTGGAAGGCGCTGAGAAGCTGCTGCAGCAGGCCGAGAGCAAGCTCCAGGAATGGAGCGAACGTGCCGGGCAGCTCGATACCGAAGTCGAATCCATTCGTGCTGCTGCAAAGAAAGCTGCCGAGCAGGAGCGCGACGCCATCATTGCCGATGCGGAGGCCACGGCTGGGCGGATCCGTTCAAGCGCGGGCTCCGTCGTCGATCGCGAGCTGCGCGCTGCCCGGGAATCCCTCCGTGAGGAGGTCGCCGATCTCGCGACCGATCTCGCCCGGACGATCCTCACCGAAAAAGTCAACGACGAGGACCGTCTGCGCCTCGTCGACGAGTTCATCAACAAGGTCGAGCACGGGGAGGCGAACTAA
- a CDS encoding F0F1 ATP synthase subunit alpha: protein MTAEIRPGEITDILKREIQEYGREVDVAETGSVLSVGDGIARVYGLQSAMAGELVAFPGGVDGMVLNLEDDNVGIAIMGEGSHIKEGDLVRRTGRIVEVPVGESLLGRVVDALGNPIDGKGPIESSENRRMELKAPGIVTRKSVHEPLMTGLKAIDAMTPIGRGQRELIIGDRQTGKTAVAVDTIINQKDTDVFCIYVATGQKKSTVANVVEKLTQHGAMDYTIVVAATAAESAPLQYISPYTGCAMGEWFRDNGKHALIIYDDLSKQAVAYRQLSLLLRRPPGREAYPGDVFYVHSRLLERACKLDDSLGGGSLTALPIIETQANDVSAYIPTNVISITDGQIFLETDLFNSGIRPAVNVGLSVSRVGGSAQTKAMKGVAGTLKLGLAQYREMAAFAQFGSDLDAATQEQLANGERQTEMLKQGQYQPLKMEEQVVSIFACTPPKGAKSWVRDLETGDIGRFERELLAHMRASHADLLGRIRETGKLSDEDADVLKGALDEFGNMFQPTSTSE from the coding sequence ATGACAGCTGAGATTCGCCCCGGCGAGATCACCGACATCCTGAAGCGCGAAATCCAGGAGTACGGCCGTGAGGTCGATGTCGCGGAGACAGGCTCCGTCCTCTCCGTGGGCGATGGCATCGCTCGCGTGTATGGCCTGCAGAGCGCCATGGCCGGCGAGCTCGTCGCGTTCCCGGGCGGCGTGGACGGGATGGTCCTCAACCTGGAGGACGACAACGTCGGCATCGCGATCATGGGCGAGGGCTCGCACATCAAGGAAGGCGATCTCGTTCGCCGGACAGGTCGCATCGTCGAGGTACCGGTGGGCGAAAGCCTGCTGGGCCGGGTGGTGGATGCACTCGGCAATCCGATCGATGGCAAGGGCCCGATTGAATCCAGCGAAAACCGCCGCATGGAGCTCAAGGCCCCGGGCATCGTGACGCGCAAGAGCGTGCATGAGCCCTTGATGACGGGCTTGAAGGCGATCGACGCGATGACACCGATTGGCCGCGGGCAACGCGAGCTGATCATTGGCGACCGTCAGACTGGCAAGACCGCGGTCGCCGTCGACACGATCATCAACCAGAAGGACACCGACGTCTTCTGCATCTACGTCGCTACTGGCCAGAAGAAGTCGACGGTGGCCAATGTGGTCGAGAAGCTCACCCAGCACGGTGCCATGGATTACACGATCGTCGTGGCTGCGACTGCGGCTGAATCGGCGCCGCTCCAGTACATCTCGCCCTACACCGGTTGCGCGATGGGCGAATGGTTCCGGGACAACGGCAAGCACGCCCTCATCATCTACGATGATCTCTCGAAGCAGGCGGTGGCCTATCGTCAGCTCTCCCTCCTGCTTCGTCGCCCGCCGGGCCGCGAGGCCTACCCGGGCGACGTCTTCTACGTCCACAGCCGGCTGCTCGAGCGCGCTTGCAAGCTCGACGATTCGCTTGGTGGTGGCAGCCTGACAGCCCTCCCGATCATCGAGACCCAGGCGAACGACGTGTCGGCCTACATCCCGACCAACGTCATTTCCATTACCGATGGTCAGATCTTCCTGGAGACGGACCTGTTCAACTCAGGCATCCGACCCGCGGTGAACGTGGGGCTTTCGGTGTCGCGGGTGGGCGGCTCGGCCCAGACCAAGGCGATGAAGGGTGTGGCCGGCACGCTCAAGCTGGGCCTCGCCCAGTACCGCGAGATGGCGGCCTTTGCCCAGTTCGGTTCCGACCTCGACGCCGCCACCCAGGAGCAGCTGGCAAACGGTGAGCGCCAGACGGAGATGCTGAAGCAAGGCCAGTACCAGCCCTTGAAGATGGAAGAGCAGGTCGTCTCGATCTTTGCCTGCACGCCACCGAAGGGCGCCAAGAGCTGGGTGCGGGATCTCGAGACCGGCGACATCGGTCGCTTCGAGCGCGAGCTGCTTGCCCACATGCGGGCGAGCCATGCCGATCTGCTCGGCCGCATCCGGGAGACTGGCAAGCTTTCGGACGAAGACGCGGACGTGCTGAAGGGCGCGCTCGACGAATTCGGCAACATGTTCCAGCCGACCTCAACCAGCGAGTAA
- the atpH gene encoding ATP synthase F1 subunit delta, whose translation MARFAAAERYAKALFQLAKDQGDVAVIRTELRGLGSLLEENEDLREVLLQPLHPAAQRRAVLASVAEQLGASTFLKSFYSFLIDQRRLVDFAAIEEAYGELADADAGLIKAQVRSAAPLNDDQRTRLQSALGARAGGNVELEVEIDPSLLGGVVAQIGDTFYDGSLESQLQQLRASLAKG comes from the coding sequence ATGGCGCGTTTTGCAGCCGCCGAGCGCTACGCCAAGGCACTCTTCCAGTTGGCCAAGGATCAGGGGGACGTGGCGGTCATCCGCACCGAACTGCGCGGCCTCGGATCGCTTCTCGAAGAGAATGAGGACCTTCGCGAGGTGTTGCTGCAACCGCTGCATCCCGCCGCCCAGCGGCGCGCCGTGCTGGCTTCGGTGGCCGAGCAGTTGGGCGCGAGCACTTTCTTGAAGAGCTTCTATTCCTTCTTGATCGACCAACGCAGGCTGGTCGATTTCGCAGCGATCGAAGAAGCCTACGGCGAGCTGGCCGATGCGGATGCCGGGCTGATCAAAGCCCAGGTGCGCAGTGCTGCGCCGCTCAACGATGATCAGCGCACCCGCCTTCAAAGCGCTCTCGGCGCGAGAGCCGGGGGCAATGTCGAACTCGAAGTCGAAATCGATCCGAGTCTGCTCGGAGGCGTGGTCGCGCAGATCGGCGACACCTTCTACGACGGCAGCCTCGAGAGTCAGCTTCAACAGCTGCGCGCGAGCCTTGCCAAAGGTTAG
- the atpC gene encoding ATP synthase F1 subunit epsilon, whose amino-acid sequence MAIDLTVVTPEGQAFQGDVQSLVLPGVEGDFGILEGHEVFMTSLRPGEMQLDTGGELLRAAVSKGIAEVHEDSVTVMVGSCEFAHEIDLERAQIAAERAKKQLTEMRGTKNGEVLYEEYQEAYSRAIARVAVSEK is encoded by the coding sequence ATGGCCATCGATCTCACCGTGGTGACTCCGGAGGGCCAGGCCTTCCAGGGGGATGTGCAGAGCCTGGTGCTTCCTGGCGTCGAAGGCGATTTCGGCATCCTCGAGGGACACGAGGTCTTCATGACCAGCTTGCGTCCCGGCGAGATGCAGCTCGACACGGGCGGCGAGCTCTTGCGCGCCGCCGTCTCCAAAGGCATCGCCGAAGTCCACGAGGACAGCGTGACCGTGATGGTGGGCAGCTGCGAGTTTGCCCACGAGATCGATCTCGAGCGCGCCCAGATCGCCGCCGAACGAGCCAAGAAGCAGCTCACAGAGATGCGCGGCACGAAGAACGGCGAGGTACTCTACGAGGAGTACCAGGAGGCCTACTCCAGGGCCATCGCCCGGGTAGCGGTCTCCGAAAAGTAA
- a CDS encoding ParA family protein — protein MQDTPVQTSARVIAVVNQKGGVGKTTTAVNLAASIAAAERPVLLVDLDPQANTSSAYGIAAPESQLYDVLSGESTLPQVAVATELSHLQVVPAGPDLAGAEIELVSAEARETRLREALAEVLPYYDFVIIDCPPSLSLLTLNALCAADSVLIPLQCEYYALEGLARLQDTVDRVRESLHPDLQMEGIVLTMMDRRANLSRQVEDEVRSHFGQQVFATVIPRNVRLSEAPSHGKPILLYDIASKGARAYLELAGELMHKHPGASRKPPALPPAHQAN, from the coding sequence ATTCAGGACACCCCTGTCCAGACCAGCGCGCGCGTGATCGCCGTCGTCAACCAGAAGGGAGGCGTCGGCAAGACCACGACCGCCGTCAACCTGGCTGCCTCGATTGCGGCAGCCGAGCGGCCGGTCTTGCTGGTCGATCTGGACCCGCAGGCGAACACCAGCAGCGCCTATGGCATCGCCGCCCCGGAAAGCCAACTCTACGACGTCCTGTCCGGCGAAAGCACCCTTCCCCAGGTCGCTGTCGCAACGGAACTCAGCCATCTCCAGGTGGTTCCTGCGGGTCCGGACCTGGCCGGCGCTGAGATCGAGCTGGTTTCGGCCGAAGCGCGGGAGACGCGCCTCCGCGAAGCCCTCGCCGAAGTACTGCCCTACTACGACTTCGTGATCATCGACTGCCCGCCATCGCTCAGCTTGCTGACCTTGAACGCGCTATGCGCCGCCGATAGCGTGTTGATACCACTACAGTGCGAATATTACGCCCTCGAGGGTCTGGCGCGTCTTCAAGATACGGTAGATCGCGTGCGTGAATCCCTGCATCCGGATCTCCAGATGGAAGGGATCGTCCTCACCATGATGGACCGGCGTGCCAACCTGAGCCGCCAGGTCGAAGACGAAGTGCGTTCGCATTTCGGTCAGCAGGTCTTCGCCACCGTGATTCCGCGGAACGTCCGGCTCAGCGAGGCGCCGAGCCACGGCAAGCCGATTCTGCTGTACGACATCGCATCCAAAGGCGCGCGGGCGTATCTCGAGCTGGCCGGTGAGTTGATGCACAAACATCCGGGCGCATCCCGCAAGCCTCCGGCACTTCCCCCCGCGCACCAAGCGAACTAA
- the rsmG gene encoding 16S rRNA (guanine(527)-N(7))-methyltransferase RsmG produces the protein MTADGHGRIWALLGTAAEGRAIQESQLEALGRYAESLHNWNQRIRLTGADSIEAILAEHVADALPLLDHLPSGPFRMLDVGSGGGFPAIVLALLRPDAQITMVEPIGKKHAFLRAMIRELPLPNAEALQARVDHLSTEDEFDVAISRATWPIEEWLARARPGLLPGRRILGQAGANLPELPPDVTVHAYEHMKSRRHVVVLTEEPS, from the coding sequence GTGACCGCCGATGGTCACGGCCGTATTTGGGCCCTGTTGGGTACGGCGGCTGAGGGCCGGGCGATTCAAGAGTCTCAGTTGGAGGCTCTCGGCAGGTATGCCGAGAGCCTCCACAACTGGAACCAGCGCATCCGCCTGACGGGGGCAGACTCCATCGAGGCGATTCTGGCCGAGCACGTTGCCGACGCCCTGCCACTGCTCGACCATCTCCCAAGCGGTCCGTTTCGAATGCTCGACGTCGGAAGCGGCGGCGGCTTCCCCGCGATCGTGCTGGCGCTACTCCGGCCCGATGCCCAGATCACGATGGTCGAGCCGATCGGAAAGAAGCATGCGTTCCTGCGCGCCATGATCCGCGAGCTTCCACTACCGAACGCCGAAGCCCTACAAGCCCGCGTCGATCATCTGTCGACCGAAGATGAGTTCGATGTCGCAATCTCCCGCGCGACCTGGCCCATCGAGGAATGGCTCGCCCGTGCCCGCCCCGGCCTCCTCCCAGGCCGCCGCATCCTGGGCCAGGCCGGAGCCAACCTCCCCGAACTCCCCCCCGACGTCACCGTTCACGCCTACGAGCACATGAAATCCCGTCGCCACGTAGTCGTGCTGACAGAAGAGCCTTCCTAG
- a CDS encoding ParB/RepB/Spo0J family partition protein encodes MAARRNALGRGLDALIPREPATAEASAPTLAADEPRPVTQTRVEPPSTGLAEISVEAIVANPEQPRRIFDDAELQRLADSIQRHGVLQPVVVRRAPDGAAAPYELVVGERRWRASRLAGRPTIPATIQELAPRDLLEVALIENVQRADLNPIELAMAFRTLQEQGATQEEVGRRVGLDRSTVANHLRLLDLPRELQSDVENGTLTTGHAKALLGVSNPERRRQLRDRIATEQLSVRASEALARQISGPSRRLKPPARAGSVDPNLQSLIDALRERLQTQVRITGSGERGRIEIDFFGPEDLHRLSQAILDGSRL; translated from the coding sequence ATGGCTGCACGCAGGAATGCTTTGGGTCGAGGGCTCGACGCGTTGATCCCCAGGGAGCCGGCGACCGCGGAGGCGTCTGCACCGACGCTGGCGGCGGACGAGCCCAGGCCCGTGACACAGACACGCGTCGAGCCACCGAGCACCGGTCTGGCCGAAATCTCCGTCGAAGCCATCGTCGCCAACCCGGAACAGCCGCGCCGGATCTTCGACGACGCGGAACTCCAGCGTCTGGCTGACTCGATTCAACGTCACGGCGTCCTGCAACCGGTCGTCGTGCGGCGTGCGCCCGACGGTGCGGCGGCGCCCTACGAACTCGTCGTCGGTGAGCGTCGTTGGCGGGCCAGTCGCCTGGCGGGCCGCCCCACGATTCCCGCAACCATCCAGGAGCTTGCACCGCGGGATCTTCTCGAAGTGGCGTTGATCGAGAACGTTCAACGGGCCGATCTGAATCCAATCGAGTTGGCCATGGCGTTTCGGACCCTGCAGGAGCAAGGCGCAACCCAGGAAGAAGTCGGCCGGCGCGTCGGACTCGACCGCTCCACGGTCGCCAACCATCTGAGGCTTCTCGATCTGCCTCGCGAGCTTCAATCGGATGTGGAGAACGGCACCCTGACGACGGGCCATGCGAAGGCGTTGCTCGGCGTGAGCAACCCGGAACGTCGCCGTCAGCTGAGGGACCGGATCGCCACCGAGCAGCTCTCCGTTCGGGCTTCCGAGGCCCTTGCGCGTCAGATCTCTGGTCCCAGCCGCCGGCTCAAACCGCCGGCCCGTGCAGGCTCGGTGGATCCGAACCTTCAAAGCCTGATCGACGCGCTCCGCGAGCGCCTCCAAACCCAGGTGCGCATCACTGGTTCCGGAGAGCGAGGCCGAATCGAGATTGATTTCTTCGGGCCTGAGGATCTGCACCGCCTCAGTCAGGCGATTCTCGACGGATCACGGCTGTGA
- the bioF gene encoding 8-amino-7-oxononanoate synthase produces the protein MRVLEGIQGPRMQVDGRDVLLFAGSNYLDLAGHPEVVEAAAAAAREHGAAAGGSRLISGNLAIHEALEEELAAFLGTPSALAFNTGYMANVGVIPALVGKGDVVVSDALNHASIIDGCRLSQAETRIFPHGDLDALADVLARAENEFRRILVAIDGVYSMDGDVAPLPEILALARQHGAMTLLDDAHGTGTLGRAGRGSAELCGVTEQVDVLMGTLGKSLGSFGAFVAGGARLRELLVNTARSFIFSCALAPPAVEAARAALRLVDREPWRREQLQTNAARLRERLSRSGLSTAPSTTHIVPVVLGDNARTMAVCERLLTRGFYAQGIRHPSVPEGTARLRITPMATHKEADIDALIGAVAEETAALP, from the coding sequence ATGCGCGTGCTCGAGGGCATCCAAGGGCCTCGCATGCAGGTCGATGGCCGCGACGTGCTGCTCTTCGCCGGCAGCAACTATCTCGATCTCGCCGGGCATCCTGAAGTCGTCGAAGCCGCAGCCGCGGCGGCACGGGAGCACGGCGCCGCCGCAGGTGGTTCACGGCTGATTTCCGGCAACCTGGCCATTCATGAAGCGCTCGAAGAAGAATTGGCTGCATTCCTCGGCACGCCATCCGCATTGGCGTTCAACACGGGCTACATGGCGAATGTCGGGGTGATTCCGGCGCTGGTCGGCAAGGGCGACGTGGTCGTGTCCGACGCCCTCAACCATGCGTCGATCATCGACGGCTGCCGGCTCTCCCAGGCCGAGACCCGCATATTTCCCCATGGCGATCTAGACGCGTTGGCAGACGTACTGGCGAGAGCGGAGAACGAGTTCCGCCGCATCCTCGTCGCCATCGATGGCGTCTACAGCATGGACGGAGACGTGGCGCCGCTTCCGGAAATCCTCGCCCTCGCGCGCCAGCACGGAGCGATGACACTTCTGGACGACGCCCACGGCACCGGAACCCTGGGTCGAGCCGGGCGCGGCAGCGCTGAGCTTTGCGGTGTCACGGAACAGGTCGACGTATTGATGGGGACGCTCGGCAAATCGCTGGGTTCCTTCGGTGCGTTCGTCGCCGGGGGGGCTCGGCTGCGCGAGTTGCTCGTCAACACGGCCCGCAGCTTCATCTTCTCGTGTGCCCTGGCACCGCCGGCCGTAGAAGCCGCGCGGGCTGCGCTCCGCCTGGTGGATCGCGAGCCTTGGCGCCGGGAGCAGTTGCAAACGAACGCTGCTCGCCTGCGGGAGCGACTCAGCCGAAGCGGCCTCTCCACCGCTCCCAGCACCACCCATATCGTACCCGTCGTGCTCGGCGACAATGCACGCACCATGGCCGTCTGCGAGCGGCTGCTCACTCGCGGCTTCTACGCCCAGGGCATCCGGCATCCCTCCGTACCCGAAGGCACCGCTCGCTTGCGCATTACGCCGATGGCCACGCACAAGGAGGCCGACATCGACGCCCTGATCGGGGCCGTGGCGGAAGAAACCGCGGCACTCCCTTGA
- a CDS encoding polymer-forming cytoskeletal protein, producing MRQGSDEEIPTVLGAGSHFEGLLTFRGAARVDGSISGTIHATGRLWIGPEAHVEAQIDVDELVVEGLVEGDVRAHTRAELMPTGRVIGDLFSPQFKMAEGGVLEGRCRTTAPDHPPESDEDSQTPDSVAEFG from the coding sequence GTGAGGCAGGGGAGCGATGAGGAAATTCCCACGGTTCTGGGAGCAGGCAGCCATTTCGAGGGCTTGTTGACCTTTCGGGGCGCCGCCCGGGTGGATGGGAGCATTTCGGGAACGATCCACGCCACCGGCCGTCTATGGATCGGTCCCGAGGCTCATGTGGAAGCGCAGATCGACGTAGACGAGTTGGTCGTCGAAGGCCTCGTGGAGGGAGATGTTCGCGCCCATACGAGGGCTGAGCTGATGCCCACCGGGCGGGTGATTGGCGATTTGTTCTCGCCGCAGTTCAAGATGGCGGAAGGTGGCGTCCTCGAGGGCCGTTGCCGTACCACAGCACCCGATCATCCCCCCGAGAGCGACGAAGACTCCCAGACCCCCGATTCCGTGGCGGAATTCGGCTGA